From the Bacteroidia bacterium genome, one window contains:
- a CDS encoding nitronate monooxygenase: MKATRVTDLFGIRYPVIQAGMVWVSGYRLAAAVSEAGGLGLIGAGSMKPDLLREHIRKGFAATKAPLGVNIPLLRGDAEDLVRAAIEEGIRIVFTSAGHPGKYLPLLKQAGCVVAHVVPSVKHAKKVQDVGCDAVVAEGFEAGGHNGYEETTTFCLIPQVRAAVDIPVIAAGGIATGAQMCAAMALGADGVQIGTLFAATEESSAHDTFKQLIVDTGDGGTVLTLKKAAPVRLIRTPFALRALEAEAGGADREAQLALLGRKREMMGMFEGNLEEGEFEAGQSSALVHAVRPAAEVLRRLLDEYEYTREALCGG; encoded by the coding sequence ATGAAGGCGACGCGCGTCACAGATCTATTCGGTATACGGTATCCGGTGATCCAGGCCGGCATGGTCTGGGTCTCCGGCTACCGTCTCGCCGCCGCCGTGTCCGAAGCCGGCGGCCTGGGCCTCATCGGAGCCGGCTCGATGAAACCGGACCTGCTGCGCGAACATATACGCAAAGGATTCGCCGCAACGAAAGCGCCTCTCGGAGTGAACATTCCCTTGCTTCGCGGCGATGCGGAAGATCTCGTCCGCGCAGCCATAGAAGAGGGCATTCGCATTGTCTTTACCTCCGCCGGCCACCCCGGGAAGTACCTGCCGCTTCTGAAGCAGGCGGGCTGTGTGGTCGCGCATGTCGTACCCTCCGTCAAACACGCGAAAAAAGTGCAGGATGTCGGGTGTGATGCCGTCGTTGCCGAGGGCTTCGAAGCGGGCGGACACAATGGCTATGAGGAAACCACCACGTTCTGCCTCATCCCGCAGGTGCGGGCGGCCGTGGACATTCCCGTGATCGCCGCCGGAGGCATCGCCACAGGTGCGCAGATGTGCGCTGCCATGGCGCTCGGTGCCGACGGCGTGCAAATCGGTACGCTGTTCGCCGCGACAGAGGAATCCTCCGCGCATGACACGTTCAAGCAGCTCATCGTCGACACGGGTGATGGCGGTACAGTGCTCACGTTGAAAAAGGCGGCACCCGTGCGGCTTATCCGTACACCCTTCGCGCTGCGCGCGCTGGAGGCGGAAGCCGGGGGTGCCGATCGCGAGGCACAGCTTGCATTGCTAGGACGCAAACGCGAAATGATGGGTATGTTCGAGGGCAATCTCGAGGAAGGGGAGTTCGAGGCGGGGCAGAGCAGCGCATTGGTGCATGCCGTGCGTCCCGCTGCCGAAGTGCTTCGCCGATTGCTCGACGAATACGAATACACAAGAGAGGCGCTCTGCGGCGGCTGA
- the acpS gene encoding holo-ACP synthase, producing the protein MSDILGIGVDIEEIVRFEGLLGDWGGRFEKKVFTEDEIAYCRGKLIPAQHFAARFAAKEAFSKAIGTGWRGQFSWKDVEVCNDDNGKPSFRLHNSLADQFGQFNIHLSLSHSTAYVTAMVVVERG; encoded by the coding sequence GTGAGCGACATTCTCGGCATCGGTGTGGATATCGAAGAAATCGTCCGCTTCGAAGGACTCCTCGGCGATTGGGGGGGACGCTTCGAGAAGAAAGTGTTCACCGAAGACGAAATCGCCTACTGCCGGGGGAAACTTATCCCCGCGCAGCACTTCGCCGCGCGTTTCGCCGCGAAGGAAGCGTTTTCCAAAGCCATAGGCACCGGCTGGCGCGGGCAGTTTTCGTGGAAGGATGTAGAGGTGTGTAACGACGACAATGGCAAACCATCCTTCCGTCTGCATAATTCGCTAGCGGATCAATTCGGACAGTTCAACATTCATCTTTCACTTTCGCACAGCACAGCGTACGTTACCGCCATGGTGGTGGTGGAGCGCGGTTGA
- a CDS encoding HAD-IA family hydrolase: MIHAVVFDLDNTLVDFMLMKRNAVQAGIRAMIDAGLQRSFEDIDSLIAQVYKEQGIEYQRVFNQVLEELTGEVDYKILAAGIVGYRKAREANLVPYAHVHMTLFTLARMGLRLGVVSDAPKLEAWLRLCSLNLHHIFDAVVTFEDTGVRKPDPGPFRRVLSLMNIAPERAIMVGDWEERDILGARNIGMRTAFARYGDTFNTGVTSADYDLADISALIGIVRDINGDPA, from the coding sequence ATGATACACGCCGTCGTTTTCGATCTTGACAACACGCTGGTCGACTTCATGCTCATGAAGCGCAACGCCGTACAGGCGGGCATTCGCGCGATGATCGATGCCGGGCTGCAGCGCTCCTTCGAAGACATCGATTCCCTCATCGCGCAGGTGTACAAGGAACAGGGCATCGAATATCAGCGCGTGTTCAACCAGGTGCTTGAAGAGCTGACAGGCGAGGTGGATTATAAAATCCTCGCCGCCGGCATCGTCGGCTACCGCAAAGCGCGTGAAGCGAATCTCGTTCCCTACGCCCATGTGCACATGACGTTGTTTACGCTCGCGCGCATGGGATTGCGACTCGGCGTGGTTTCCGATGCGCCCAAGCTCGAGGCCTGGTTGCGGCTGTGCTCACTCAACCTCCATCATATCTTCGATGCCGTTGTCACTTTTGAGGATACCGGTGTCCGGAAACCGGATCCGGGTCCGTTCCGCCGCGTGCTGTCTCTCATGAATATCGCTCCGGAGCGCGCCATTATGGTCGGCGATTGGGAGGAGCGCGACATACTGGGCGCACGCAATATCGGGATGCGCACCGCCTTCGCGCGCTATGGCGACACGTTCAACACCGGCGTCACATCGGCGGATTACGATCTCGCCGACATCAGCGCGCTGATCGGGATCGTGCGCGATATCAACGGAGATCCGGCGTGA
- a CDS encoding MBL fold metallo-hydrolase: MSVSLRMLGTGTSQGVPAIGCDCETCTSADDRDRRLRPSVLFSVDGINLLVDTSSDFRQQMLRHRVPAIHAVLYTHHHFDHIGGFDDLRQYNFIQSMPMPLYGMQETLDELSVTFRYAFGHAKQVGGGLPVVEKHTVDGAQDFFIAGVRVVPLPALHGRMSVLGYRIGRVAYLTDVSEIPASTLERLSGLDVLVLDALRHRAHPTHLSLQQAIGIAENIAASRTYFTHIAHNIKHERDSVLLPETMEFSYDGLLITSDESSP, from the coding sequence ATGAGCGTGTCTCTGAGAATGCTCGGAACGGGAACCTCGCAGGGCGTACCGGCAATCGGCTGCGACTGTGAAACCTGTACATCCGCCGACGATCGCGACAGGCGCCTGCGTCCGTCTGTGTTGTTCAGCGTGGACGGAATAAACCTTCTCGTCGATACGTCCTCGGATTTTCGTCAGCAGATGCTGCGGCATCGTGTTCCCGCAATTCACGCCGTGCTCTACACGCACCACCATTTCGATCATATCGGCGGCTTCGACGACCTTCGGCAATACAACTTCATCCAATCCATGCCCATGCCTCTGTATGGTATGCAGGAGACGCTGGATGAACTTTCCGTCACCTTTCGCTATGCCTTCGGACACGCGAAGCAGGTGGGCGGGGGACTTCCGGTGGTGGAAAAACATACGGTGGATGGTGCGCAGGATTTTTTCATCGCCGGTGTTCGCGTCGTCCCGTTGCCTGCGCTGCACGGACGCATGTCGGTGTTGGGCTATCGCATCGGCCGGGTGGCCTACCTCACCGATGTGAGCGAAATACCCGCCTCCACGCTTGAGCGACTCAGCGGCCTCGATGTTCTGGTGCTCGATGCGCTGCGCCATCGCGCGCACCCGACCCATCTTTCGCTGCAACAGGCCATAGGCATCGCGGAAAACATCGCCGCTTCCCGCACCTACTTCACGCATATCGCGCACAATATTAAACACGAGCGCGACAGTGTGCTGCTTCCGGAAACCATGGAATTTTCGTATGATGGTCTTCTGATCACGAGTGATGAGAGCTCCCCATGA
- the hslU gene encoding ATP-dependent protease ATPase subunit HslU, whose amino-acid sequence MEDSFLSLQDSLTPRRIVEELDKYIIGQNNAKRSVAIALRNRWRRQQVQPPLRDEIMPNNIILIGPTGVGKTEIARRLSRLAGAPFLKIEASKFTEVGYVGRDVESMVRDLVEIAINQVREEKAAEVRERAAQLAEDRIMEIIFPRSPGQEEDMQTETRERLRGQLRAGKFDEREIEVEITATGSSMQVFGPMGLEDMGVDLQNLVNSMMPKRKKTRKVKIAEARPLLEQEEAQKLIDNDAVSKIALQRVQNAGIIFLDEIDKIAGPKSSGSGPDVSREGVQRDLLPIVEGSAVNTKYGVVRTDHILFIASGAFHVSKPSDLIPELQGRFPIRVELDSLTEEDFVLILTRPRNALLKQYTALLETEGLGMDFTDDAIREIARIAAEVNRNVENIGARRLHTILTTLLEGILFDVPEGMTEPHLTVDGAMVHEKLSGIATDRDLSQFIL is encoded by the coding sequence ATGGAAGACTCGTTTCTTTCTCTCCAGGACTCGCTGACGCCCAGGCGTATCGTCGAGGAACTGGACAAATACATCATCGGGCAAAATAACGCCAAGCGTTCCGTGGCCATCGCGCTGCGCAATCGCTGGCGGCGTCAGCAAGTACAGCCGCCGCTGCGCGATGAAATCATGCCAAACAATATCATCCTCATCGGTCCCACCGGTGTTGGAAAAACCGAAATCGCGCGCCGCCTTTCACGACTCGCGGGCGCACCCTTCCTGAAAATCGAGGCGTCGAAATTCACCGAAGTCGGCTACGTCGGCCGCGACGTGGAATCCATGGTCCGCGACCTCGTCGAAATCGCGATCAATCAGGTTCGCGAAGAGAAAGCGGCCGAAGTCCGTGAGCGTGCCGCCCAGTTGGCGGAAGACCGTATCATGGAGATTATTTTTCCGCGCTCGCCCGGTCAGGAAGAGGATATGCAGACCGAAACGCGGGAACGCCTCCGCGGCCAACTGCGCGCCGGAAAATTTGACGAGCGGGAAATTGAAGTAGAAATCACCGCGACGGGTTCGAGCATGCAGGTTTTCGGTCCCATGGGCCTTGAAGACATGGGTGTGGATTTGCAGAACCTCGTCAACTCCATGATGCCCAAGCGGAAGAAAACCCGCAAAGTGAAAATCGCGGAAGCGCGCCCGCTGCTCGAGCAGGAAGAAGCCCAAAAACTTATCGACAACGACGCGGTGTCGAAAATTGCTCTGCAACGCGTGCAGAATGCCGGCATCATTTTTCTTGATGAAATTGATAAAATCGCCGGACCGAAAAGCAGCGGTTCCGGACCGGATGTGTCCCGAGAGGGCGTGCAGCGCGATCTGCTGCCCATCGTGGAAGGCAGTGCCGTGAATACCAAGTACGGTGTGGTCCGCACGGATCACATCCTCTTCATTGCATCCGGTGCTTTCCATGTCTCCAAACCCAGCGACCTCATACCGGAATTGCAGGGACGTTTCCCGATTCGCGTGGAACTCGACAGTCTGACAGAGGAGGATTTTGTCCTCATCCTCACCCGTCCGCGCAACGCGCTCCTCAAGCAGTATACCGCATTGCTGGAAACCGAGGGGCTCGGCATGGATTTTACCGACGATGCCATTCGCGAGATAGCGCGTATCGCCGCGGAAGTGAACCGCAATGTCGAAAACATCGGCGCACGCCGCCTGCACACCATACTGACCACGCTGCTCGAGGGCATTCTCTTCGATGTACCCGAAGGCATGACCGAACCGCATCTGACCGTCGACGGAGCCATGGTCCACGAGAAACTCTCGGGTATAGCGACGGACCGCGATCTCAGCCAGTTCATTCTCTGA
- the hslV gene encoding ATP-dependent protease subunit HslV yields the protein MNDSAPAPRLIRSTTVLGVVRGGSAVLGADGQVTVGQTVMKHHSRKIRSMYNGTVLAGFAGSAADAFTLSEKFEAKLQEYRGNLERAAVELAREWRTDKYLRQLEAMLAVLNRDKALIVSGTGDVIEPDDGIVAIGSGGSFALAAARALARSTELQARDIVEKSLHIAAEICVYTNDNIIIEELS from the coding sequence ATGAACGATTCTGCACCCGCTCCACGCCTCATTCGGTCCACGACGGTACTCGGTGTCGTCCGGGGCGGCTCGGCGGTGCTCGGCGCGGATGGACAGGTGACGGTGGGACAAACGGTCATGAAACATCATTCGCGGAAAATCCGCTCGATGTATAACGGAACGGTCCTCGCCGGTTTTGCCGGCAGCGCGGCGGATGCATTTACCCTTTCGGAAAAATTCGAAGCCAAGCTTCAGGAATATCGCGGCAATCTCGAGCGCGCCGCGGTGGAACTCGCGCGCGAGTGGCGCACGGACAAATATCTGCGTCAGCTCGAGGCCATGCTCGCCGTGCTCAACCGTGACAAGGCGCTCATCGTGTCCGGTACCGGCGATGTGATCGAGCCCGACGACGGCATCGTCGCGATTGGATCGGGAGGGAGCTTCGCTCTCGCCGCCGCACGCGCCCTCGCCCGAAGCACCGAACTACAGGCGCGTGACATAGTGGAAAAATCTCTACACATCGCAGCCGAAATCTGCGTGTATACCAACGACAACATCATTATCGAGGAACTCTCCTGA
- the rpoN gene encoding RNA polymerase factor sigma-54: protein MLNLTQRQTLQQKLTPAQVQYLKILQLPVLQLEQTIKDELELNPLLEEGMEQEEEMDFELEAVVDQESGDNGEADLLNADALTVDSPPSPEDVIERSIQENRDEEYSWDEFLDDNEGAATVNYYDSEDDYEIPTPAVVSMRERLLDQVRMLDLSEDEVLLVEAIIWNIDDDGYLRRSLGEIVEETNGQHETEISMEHAESVLKRVQRLEPPGIASRNLRECLLTQLEMLPNTSTARIIAIRILREAFDLFSKKHFDRIMHQLHISEDMLRRAFDIIRGLNPKPGEGDAVDNINYIIPDFFVTREDGEFVVQLNDRGVPPLRISRAYRQLMTHGRKNLSSEARTFLRQKMDAAKWFIQSIHQRRQTMYLVMWSIIEHQKEWFEQGKGFLRPLVYKDIADDIGMDISTISRVVNGKYAQTEWGVFELRHFFSEGIVTESGEEIANKEIMAMIREMIDNEHPRKPLSDQAITDVLQERGYVIARRTVAKYREAMDIPVSRLRKGLN, encoded by the coding sequence ATGCTCAATCTCACGCAAAGGCAGACCCTTCAACAAAAACTTACGCCTGCACAGGTTCAATACCTTAAAATTCTTCAACTTCCCGTTCTTCAGCTCGAGCAAACCATCAAGGATGAGTTGGAACTCAACCCACTCCTCGAAGAGGGCATGGAGCAGGAAGAAGAAATGGATTTCGAGCTTGAAGCCGTCGTGGATCAGGAAAGCGGCGACAATGGCGAAGCAGATCTTTTGAACGCGGATGCCCTCACGGTGGATTCACCCCCGTCGCCGGAAGATGTCATCGAGCGCAGTATTCAGGAGAACAGGGACGAGGAATACTCCTGGGACGAATTTCTGGACGACAACGAAGGGGCCGCGACGGTAAACTACTACGACAGCGAAGACGATTACGAAATTCCGACTCCTGCCGTCGTATCCATGCGCGAGCGCCTTCTCGATCAGGTGCGTATGCTCGATCTGAGCGAAGATGAAGTGCTGCTCGTGGAAGCCATTATCTGGAACATCGACGATGACGGTTACCTGCGCCGTTCGCTCGGTGAAATCGTCGAGGAAACGAACGGTCAGCATGAGACCGAAATCTCGATGGAACATGCCGAGTCGGTTCTCAAACGCGTGCAACGGCTGGAACCGCCGGGCATCGCTTCCCGAAACCTGCGGGAATGCCTCTTGACCCAGCTCGAAATGCTCCCCAACACGAGCACCGCGCGCATCATCGCCATTCGCATCCTTCGCGAAGCCTTCGACCTGTTCAGTAAAAAGCACTTCGACCGCATCATGCATCAGTTGCACATCAGCGAAGATATGCTCCGCAGGGCTTTCGATATCATTCGCGGCTTGAATCCGAAGCCGGGCGAAGGCGATGCCGTGGATAATATCAATTACATCATTCCGGACTTCTTCGTGACGCGCGAAGACGGGGAATTCGTCGTGCAGCTCAACGATCGTGGGGTGCCTCCGCTGCGCATCAGCCGGGCATACCGCCAGCTCATGACACATGGCAGGAAAAACCTTTCCTCGGAAGCGCGAACATTTCTGCGCCAGAAAATGGACGCCGCCAAATGGTTCATCCAGTCCATCCACCAGCGTCGGCAAACGATGTATCTGGTCATGTGGAGCATCATCGAGCATCAGAAGGAATGGTTCGAGCAGGGAAAGGGCTTTCTGCGGCCTCTCGTGTACAAGGATATCGCAGACGATATCGGCATGGATATCTCCACCATTTCGCGCGTCGTCAACGGAAAGTACGCGCAAACCGAATGGGGGGTCTTTGAATTGCGCCATTTCTTCAGCGAAGGCATTGTCACCGAAAGCGGTGAGGAAATAGCCAACAAGGAAATCATGGCCATGATACGTGAAATGATTGACAACGAACACCCCCGCAAACCTCTCAGCGATCAGGCAATAACCGACGTATTACAGGAACGGGGATATGTCATCGCCCGCCGTACGGTTGCCAAGTATCGCGAAGCCATGGATATTCCCGTATCACGACTCAGAAAAGGACTCAACTGA
- a CDS encoding DUF3109 family protein yields the protein MPSHLHIDRKILTTRFVCDLHACKAACCTFPGGSGPPVLEAEMPILEEAWALLHSRVPQPHRRLVESEGLFVEDDGEMTIRCYDERACVFVVYEDGIARCSIQRAAEAGEISWPKPISCHLFPIRVRGKQRDQLRYERFTECDPAVELGEHLDIPLVDFLREPLVRAFGQSTFDAIKARSDAVRGGTD from the coding sequence GTGCCAAGTCATTTGCACATTGACCGAAAGATATTGACCACCCGTTTTGTCTGCGACCTGCATGCCTGCAAGGCCGCCTGTTGCACTTTTCCAGGAGGAAGCGGTCCGCCAGTGCTTGAGGCGGAAATGCCGATTCTGGAGGAGGCCTGGGCGCTTCTGCATTCGCGTGTTCCGCAGCCGCATAGACGACTGGTCGAGAGTGAGGGGCTTTTTGTCGAAGACGACGGGGAAATGACCATACGCTGCTACGATGAAAGGGCATGCGTTTTCGTCGTGTACGAGGACGGGATCGCCCGCTGCTCTATCCAGCGGGCCGCTGAAGCGGGGGAGATTTCCTGGCCAAAACCGATTTCCTGCCACCTGTTTCCCATACGTGTCCGAGGAAAACAGCGCGATCAGCTTCGGTATGAGCGTTTTACCGAATGCGATCCCGCCGTTGAATTGGGAGAGCATCTGGATATTCCTCTCGTGGATTTTCTGCGTGAGCCGCTCGTTCGCGCTTTCGGACAAAGTACCTTCGATGCGATCAAGGCACGCAGTGACGCGGTCAGGGGAGGTACCGACTGA
- a CDS encoding TetR/AcrR family transcriptional regulator, translating into MVNNQSLPEYSETEEKIFLAALVEFATHGRKGARMQEIAAQAGYNKALVHYYFRSKERLYEEVFAFVIRRFIKGLFDDLESAPDFPAMLRMLIERYISLLDRTPWLPKFMLRELWEGAAVLQDRLRTLFPEGSNSPPAFFIARMDEAVAKGVLRPLDPVQTLFTILGSCIFFFAAFPVFSAFLPGVDKERPRLVQERADHIYDIIMNGLLPREGMSA; encoded by the coding sequence ATGGTTAACAATCAGAGCCTACCCGAATACAGCGAGACAGAAGAAAAAATCTTTCTCGCGGCTCTGGTGGAATTCGCCACGCATGGGCGAAAGGGTGCCCGCATGCAGGAAATTGCGGCACAGGCGGGCTACAACAAGGCCCTGGTGCATTATTACTTCCGCAGCAAGGAACGGTTGTATGAAGAAGTCTTTGCTTTTGTTATTCGCCGTTTCATCAAAGGTCTGTTCGATGATTTGGAGTCGGCGCCTGATTTTCCAGCCATGCTTCGCATGCTGATTGAGCGGTATATCTCGTTGCTGGATCGCACCCCCTGGCTTCCGAAATTCATGCTCCGCGAATTATGGGAAGGTGCAGCGGTGCTTCAAGACAGACTCCGGACACTGTTCCCGGAGGGGAGCAACAGCCCGCCCGCATTTTTCATTGCCAGGATGGACGAAGCAGTGGCAAAAGGTGTCCTGCGGCCGCTCGATCCCGTGCAGACGCTGTTTACCATCCTCGGCTCCTGTATTTTCTTTTTCGCCGCCTTCCCGGTTTTCTCCGCATTCCTGCCGGGAGTGGATAAGGAGCGACCGCGCCTCGTGCAGGAACGTGCCGATCACATCTACGATATCATTATGAATGGGCTACTTCCACGGGAGGGTATGTCGGCATGA